From a single Glycine soja cultivar W05 chromosome 19, ASM419377v2, whole genome shotgun sequence genomic region:
- the LOC114400647 gene encoding uncharacterized protein LOC114400647 produces the protein MCNKNSPSSSDIQTTSIMKRTRKPNRRYYHNSSSSSSSSSSTTSFKLHRRGNRTKTRKPKFVSLKLQLSEPKKKMASTKPKPKPKAEQLQQQQQLQQQQQQQQPQLNLFPLHPDHHDMHEEQNMALLFSSDGGATLNGLLEEGSTTTTTTSVLTCPAEDTGNWLVRKAMRRRESEEGSEERWVCYSEVVEEKKEAMEEVTSYSVKGETKTTSFGFGLLSLKLDHQGILNAWSDKGSLYVAGEEEGALQTVPDIFNGFLFHNAVAPHVAWDGWGSGGVVGNAWSVHEECGANKANVKEETSWKLAQREASVQRYKEKRQSRLFSKRIRYEVRKLNAEKRPRMKGRFVKRE, from the exons ATGTGCAACAAGAACAGTCCTTCTTCTTCGGACATTCAAACAACCTCTATTATGAAGAGGACGCGGAAGCCGAATAGAAGGTATTATCATAactcttcttcatcctcttcttcttcttcctcgacGACGTCGTTTAAGCTGCACCGGCGTGGGAACAGAACGAAAACGCGGAAGCCCAAGTTCGTGAGCCTGAAGCTTCAGTTATCCGAGCCTAAGAAGAAGATGGCATCCaccaagcccaagcccaagcccaaggctgaacaactacaacaacagcagcagttacagcaacaacaacaacaacaacagccgcAGCTCAATCTCTTCCCTCTCCATCCGGACCACCACGACATGCACGAGGAGCAGAACATGGCGCTTCTCTTCAGCTCCGACGGCGGGGCAACCCTCAACGGGCTACTGGAGGAGGGTTCGACGACGACGACAACGACGTCGGTGCTGACGTGTCCGGCGGAGGATACCGGGAACTGGCTGGTTCGGAAGGCGATGCGGCGGAGGGAGAGCGAGGAGGGGAGTGAAGAACGGTGGGTGTGCTACTCGGAGGTGGTGGAGGAGAAGAAGGAGGCGATGGAGGAGGTCACGAGTTATTCCGTCAAGGGGGAAACGAAAACGACGTCGTTCGGATTTGGGTTGTTGTCGTTGAAGCTGGATCACCAGGGGATATTGAATGCTTGGTCTGATAAAGGCTCTCTCTACGTCGCGGGGGAGGAGGAGGGGGCCCTACAGACTGTCCCTGACATATTCAATGGTTTCCTCTTTCATAATGCCGTCGCCCcccat GTTGCATGGGACGGTTGGGGGAGTGGTGGTGTTGTTGGGAACGCATGGAGTGTTCATGAAGAGTGTGGGGCTAACAAGGCGAATGTGAAAGAAGAAACGAGTTGGAAGTTGGCGCAGAGAGAGGCAAGTGTGCAGAGGTACAAGGAGAAGAGGCAAAGCAGGCTCTTCTCTAAGAGGATCCGTTATGAAGTTCGCAAGCTGAATGCTGAGAAACGGCCCAGGATGAAG GGACGATTCGTGAAGAGGGAATGA
- the LOC114398694 gene encoding uncharacterized protein LOC114398694: MTSSSMVPFQVPILNNNNYDNWSINMKALLGVQDVLEIVEKGHTETENKDSLSQTQRDSLRDSRKRDKKALYLIYQGLNDDAFEKVLKAKSVKEAWEKFQTLYKGIDPVKKVCLQTLRAIMVTNQLKRNGEKLDDVKIMEKILRSLDPKYEHIVTIIEETRDLEAMTIEQLLGSLQAYEEKKRKKEGIMEQLLKTQVNSMVSIKELDESVSCNVAFGD; encoded by the coding sequence ATGACAAGTAGCAGCATGGTTCCATTCCAAGTTCCAATCCTCAACAATAACAACTATGACAATTGGAGTATCAATATGAAAGCTCTTCTTGGTGTGCAAGATGTTTTGGAGATAGTAGAGAAAGGTCACACAGAGACAGAGAATAAGGATAGTCTCTCTCAAACTCAAAGAGATAGTTTGAGAGACTCAAGAAAGAGAGATAAGAAGGCTCTCTATCTAATCTATCAAGGATTAAATGATGATGCTTTCGAGAAGGTTTTGAAAGCAAAGTCGGTGAAAGAAGCGTGGGAGAAGTTTCAAACCTTATATAAGGGAATAGATCCGGTCAAGAAGGTATGTCTTCAAACTTTAAGAGCTATAATGGTCACCAATCAACTTAAGAGAAATGGTGAAAAGCTTGATGATGTAAAAATTATGGAGAAAATTCTTAGATCATTAGATCCAAAGTATGAACATATTGTCACGATAATCGAAGAAACAAGAGACTTGGAGGCTATGACCATTGAGCAACTTTTGGGCTCGTTACAAGcttatgaagaaaagaaaaggaagaaggaagGGATCATGGAGCAACTACTCAAGACACAAGTTAACTCAATGGTGAGCATCAAGGAGCTTGATGAATCAGTGAGCTGCAACGTGGCCTTTGGAGATTAA
- the LOC114400156 gene encoding GDSL esterase/lipase 5-like isoform X1, which produces MASPKFSFCFLVLFVSSYGITCCLGDIWHPKEHAALFVFGDSLFDVGNNNYINTTADNQANYSPYGETFFNYPSGRFSDGRVIPDLIADYAKLPLSPPYLFPGYQRYLDGVNFASAGAGALVETHQGLVIDLKTQLSYFKKVSKILSQELGDAETTTLLAKAVYLINIGSNDYLVSLTENSSVFTAEKYVDMVVGNLTTVIKGIHKTGGRKFGVLNQSALGCIPLVKALLNGSKGSCVEEASALAKLHNGVLSVELEKLKKQLEGFKYSYVDFFNLSFDLMNNPSKYGLKEGGMACCGSGPYRRYYSCGGKRAVKDYELCENPSDYVFFDSIHPTERFNQIISQLMWSGNQSIAGPYNLKTLFEE; this is translated from the exons ATGGCAAGCCCAAAATTCAGTTTCTGTTTCCTAGTTCTTTTCGTAAGCAGCTATGGCATAACTTGCTGCCTAGGGGATATATGGCATCCAAAAGAACATGCTGCCTTATTTGTATTTGGAGATTCATTATTTGATGTTGGAAATAATAATTACATCAATACTACTGCTGATAATCAGGCAAATTACTCTCCATATGGGGAAACCTTCTTCAATTATCCAAGTGGTAGATTTTCTGATGGTCGCGTGATTCCAGATTTAATAG CTGATTATGCTAAGTTGCCTCTAAGCCCACCATATCTTTTTCCTGGTTATCAAAGATACCTTGATGGAGTCAATTTTGCATCAGCAGGAGCTGGGGCTTTGGTTGAAACCCATCAAGGACTG GTGATAGATCTGAAAACTCAACTAAGTTATTTCAAGAAAGTCAGCAAGATATTGAGTCAGGAACTAGGAGATGCGGAAACCACAACTCTGCTGGCCAAGGCAGTGTACTTGATTAACATTGGAAGCAATGATTATTTAGTCTCTCTGACAGAAAATTCGAGTGTCTTTACTGCTGAGAAATATGTCGACATGGTAGTTGGTAACCTTACAACTGTGATCAAG GGGATTCACAAGACAGGAGGGAGGAAATTTGGGGTTCTTAACCAGTCAGCTTTGGGTTGTATTCCATTGGTCAAGGCACTATTAAATGGATCTAAAGGTTCCTGCGTGGAAGAAGCTTCAGCGCTAGCCAAACTACATAACGGTGTGCTTTCTGTGGAACTTGAGAAGTTAAAGAAACAACTAGAAGGATTTAAATATTCATAcgttgatttttttaacttatcatTTGATCTTATGAACAACCCCTCAAAATATG GGTTAAAAGAAGGCGGCATGGCATGCTGTGGCAGTGGCCCTTACAGGAGATATTATAGTTGCGGAGGTAAAAGAGCAGTGAAAGATTACGAGTTATGTGAGAATCCTAGCGATTATGTTTTCTTTGACTCCATTCATCCTACTGAAAGGTTTAATCAGATTATTTCCCAGCTTATGTGGAGTGGAAACCAAAGTATTGCTGGCCCATACAATCTCAAAACACTATTTGAAGAATAA
- the LOC114400156 gene encoding GDSL esterase/lipase 5-like isoform X2, with translation MASPKFSFCFLVLFVSSYGITCCLGDIWHPKEHAALFVFGDSLFDVGNNNYINTTADNQANYSPYGETFFNYPSGRFSDGRVIPDLIADYAKLPLSPPYLFPGYQRYLDGVNFASAGAGALVETHQGLVIDLKTQLSYFKKVSKILSQELGDAETTTLLAKAVYLINIGSNDYLVSLTENSSVFTAEKYVDMVVGNLTTVIKGIHKTGGRKFGVLNQSALGCIPLVKALLNGSKGSCVEEASALAKLHNGLKEGGMACCGSGPYRRYYSCGGKRAVKDYELCENPSDYVFFDSIHPTERFNQIISQLMWSGNQSIAGPYNLKTLFEE, from the exons ATGGCAAGCCCAAAATTCAGTTTCTGTTTCCTAGTTCTTTTCGTAAGCAGCTATGGCATAACTTGCTGCCTAGGGGATATATGGCATCCAAAAGAACATGCTGCCTTATTTGTATTTGGAGATTCATTATTTGATGTTGGAAATAATAATTACATCAATACTACTGCTGATAATCAGGCAAATTACTCTCCATATGGGGAAACCTTCTTCAATTATCCAAGTGGTAGATTTTCTGATGGTCGCGTGATTCCAGATTTAATAG CTGATTATGCTAAGTTGCCTCTAAGCCCACCATATCTTTTTCCTGGTTATCAAAGATACCTTGATGGAGTCAATTTTGCATCAGCAGGAGCTGGGGCTTTGGTTGAAACCCATCAAGGACTG GTGATAGATCTGAAAACTCAACTAAGTTATTTCAAGAAAGTCAGCAAGATATTGAGTCAGGAACTAGGAGATGCGGAAACCACAACTCTGCTGGCCAAGGCAGTGTACTTGATTAACATTGGAAGCAATGATTATTTAGTCTCTCTGACAGAAAATTCGAGTGTCTTTACTGCTGAGAAATATGTCGACATGGTAGTTGGTAACCTTACAACTGTGATCAAG GGGATTCACAAGACAGGAGGGAGGAAATTTGGGGTTCTTAACCAGTCAGCTTTGGGTTGTATTCCATTGGTCAAGGCACTATTAAATGGATCTAAAGGTTCCTGCGTGGAAGAAGCTTCAGCGCTAGCCAAACTACATAACG GGTTAAAAGAAGGCGGCATGGCATGCTGTGGCAGTGGCCCTTACAGGAGATATTATAGTTGCGGAGGTAAAAGAGCAGTGAAAGATTACGAGTTATGTGAGAATCCTAGCGATTATGTTTTCTTTGACTCCATTCATCCTACTGAAAGGTTTAATCAGATTATTTCCCAGCTTATGTGGAGTGGAAACCAAAGTATTGCTGGCCCATACAATCTCAAAACACTATTTGAAGAATAA